A part of Procambarus clarkii isolate CNS0578487 chromosome 21, FALCON_Pclarkii_2.0, whole genome shotgun sequence genomic DNA contains:
- the LOC138349587 gene encoding uncharacterized protein, which produces MKYVYFGLKEELLKNISRYPKATIKGLRQLLLSCNIDGLPIFRSKNDALWPVLCAVMNITPLKVFPVVLMYGRSKPSDLNFLYDFISDMDDLLLHGIQYGNRTINIKLQCVICDAPAKAMVKSIKLFSGYYGCDKCEQKGTWMGKMTYPEVTNLTIRTDTRFRNQSNSQHHHGKSPFCDLNIDLIAAFPIDYMHQVCLGVMKRLLVTWIRKNTFKLCSRQISEISARLVSIKDFVPNIFCT; this is translated from the coding sequence atgaaatatgtctactttgggttaaaagaggaactgttaaaaaACATAAGTAGATATCCAAAAGCAACTATAAAAGGACTGAGACAATTATTATTGTCATGTAACATTGATGGCCTTCCTATATTTAGAAGCAAAAATGATGCTTTGTGGCCAGTTCTCTGTGCAGTAATGAATATTACACCTTTGAAAGTCTTTCCAGTTGTCCTCATGTATGGACGTTCTAAGCCAAGTGATTTAAATTTCTTATATGATTTTATATCTGATATGGATGACCTTTTGTTGCATGGGATTCAGTATGGTAACAGAACTATCAACATAAAATTACAATGTGTAATTTGTGATGCACCTGCTAAGGCTATGGTGAAGTCCATAAAACTGTTTTCAGGTTATTATGGCTGTGACAAATGTGAACAGAAAGGTACTTGGATGGGGAAAATGACATATCCAGAAGTAACAAATTTAACCATTAGAACAGACACACGCTTCCGTAATCAATCTAACTCGCAACATCATCATGGTAAATCACCATTCTGTGACTTGAACATAGACTTAATTGCAGCGTTTCCCATTGACTATATGCACCAGGTGTGCCTTGGTGTTATGAAGCGACTTCTTGTCACCTGGATACGGAAAAACACATTTAAATTATGTAGCCGCCAGATTTCTGAAATTAGTGCTAGATTGGTGAGCATAAAAGATTTTGTGCCCAATATTTTTTGCACGTAA